The proteins below come from a single Ptychodera flava strain L36383 chromosome 6, AS_Pfla_20210202, whole genome shotgun sequence genomic window:
- the LOC139134496 gene encoding ATP-binding cassette sub-family C member 9-like: MIVGLVGSGKSSLLSAMLGEMITTSGTVLFDRGKSKVSYGAQKAWIQNATFRENIVFGEPYDHERYHTVIKACALQPDLDILPAGDMTEIGEKGINLSGGQKQRISIARAFYNRSDIVILDDPLAALDVHVGSHVLYEGIINLLLQENRTVLLVTHQLQYLNYANKVIAMENGKILRQGNLKDIKKHEPALYAEWMKTITLISESDRESASDQDTIEERRKLVESISKSTEKEHKVTDGEEGKFIEKEERERGSVSWRVYWAYVKAMHVPMAVLTLFLLVAQATALMGTHFWLSVCSDSTENIDNSTTQYHHVGGRDVKCRSGWSMLIGT, translated from the exons ATGATAGTTGGATTAGTTGGTAGTGGCAAATCGTCCTTGTTATCAGCGATGTTGGGAGAAATGATTACTACATCCGGTACCGTGCTATTTGACAG AGGGAAAAGTAAAGTTTCCTACGGTGCACAGAAGGCTTGGattcaaaatgcaacatttcgGGAAAACATAGTGTTCGGCGAGCCTTATGATCATGAAAG ATACCATACAGTAATTAAAGCGTGTGCCTTGCAACCTGACCTTGACATTCTACCAGCCGGTGACATGACGGAGATTGGCGAGAAAGGTATTAATCTCAGCGGAGGACAGAAACAACGTATAAGCATCGCCAGGGCATTTTACAACAGATCCGACATCGTTATCTTG GATGATCCTCTAGCTGCATTAGATGTTCACGTTGGTAGTCATGTCCTCTACGAAGGGATCATTAATTTGTTATTGCAAGAGAATCGAACAGTCCTTCTTGTCACTCATCAACTGCAGTATTTGAATTACGCTAACAAG GTCATCGCCATGGAGAACGGTAAGATATTGAGACAGGGTAATCTGAAAGACATCAAAAAACACGAACCAGCTTTGTACGCCGAGTGGATGAAGACAATCACACTAATCAGCGAATCGGATCGTGAGAGTGCGTCTGATCAAGACACTATTGAAGAACGGAGGAAACTTGTCGAAAGCATTTCAAAATCTACGGAGAAAGAGCACAAAG TTACAGACGGAGAAGAAGGCAAATTTATAGAGAAAGAAGAACGTGAGCGTGGGTCGGTTTCGTGGCGAGTGTACTGGGCCTACGTCAAAGCAATGCACGTACCCATGGCAGTTCTCACACTGTTTCTGTTGGTCGCACAAGCTACTGCACTGATGGGGACACATTTTTGGCTGTCTGTATGCTCTGATTCAACGGAAAACATTGACAATTCGACCACACAG TACCATCATGTGGGTGGACGTGATGTCAAATGTCGCAGTGGATGGAGTATGTTGATAGGAACGTGA